One genomic segment of Dysosmobacter sp. Marseille-Q4140 includes these proteins:
- the xdh gene encoding selenium-dependent xanthine dehydrogenase, translating into MATFTVNGRTVSVEKNQKLIRYLRDELHLTSVKDGCSEGACGTCTVLIDGKPTRACIPQTDKLEGKTVLTVEGLSDFEKDLYTYAFGTAGAVQCGFCIPGMVMCAKALLDSNPNPTREEAAYAIRNNICRCTGYVKIIDAILLAAEALRAGEIPQASSDWSFGARVPRVDVREKVTGTGVYPDDVYLDGMIYGSAVRSAYPRARVLAIHTEEAKALPGVVCVLTAADIPGENKVGHLKKDWDTMIAVGDITHYLGDAICLVAAESQEILAQAKALIKVDYEELPMVRSPREAMMTDAPLVHRDGNLMAHRHIQRGNPAEAIAKSKHILTQRFSTPWTEHAFLEPECAVAYPDGEGVMVLSTDQGAYDTQHEIMGMLGLPAELVKVRNCLVGGGFGGKEDVTVQHHAALIAYLTKRPVKVKLTRAESLLIHPKRHPMEMEFSIGCDENGIIQGVAAEVIADTGAYASLGGPVLERACTHAAGPYNYQNFEIDGWAFYTNNPPAGAFRGFGVTQTCFCIESLLNQMADLVGISPWEIRYRNAIRPGQELPNGQIVDESTGLVETLEAVKPYVDANKYVGLACAMKNAGVGVGIPDTGRVRLVVEDGKVHIFAGASCIGQGLGTVLTQIVYDQTGIDAERIVYERSNTYAAPDSGTTSGSRQTLFTGEACRRACQDLKAALAESGGLDGLNGREFYAEYLGKTDPLGADVPNPVSHIAYGYATQVCILDDDGRIKQIVAAHDVGKAVNPLSVEGQIEGGVVMSMGFALTEKYPLTDCKPTAKFGTLGLFKANQIPELTPIVVEKAGLNVAMGAIGVGEITSIPTAPAIADAYYRYDGIRRNSLPLEGTPYSRK; encoded by the coding sequence ATGGCGACATTTACCGTAAACGGCCGAACCGTATCGGTCGAGAAGAATCAGAAGCTGATCCGCTACCTGCGGGACGAGCTGCACCTGACCAGCGTCAAGGACGGCTGCAGCGAGGGTGCCTGCGGCACCTGCACGGTGCTGATCGACGGCAAGCCCACCCGGGCCTGCATCCCCCAGACCGACAAGCTGGAGGGAAAGACCGTCCTCACCGTGGAGGGGCTCAGCGACTTTGAGAAGGATCTCTATACCTACGCCTTCGGCACCGCCGGCGCGGTGCAGTGCGGCTTCTGCATCCCCGGCATGGTCATGTGCGCCAAGGCCCTGCTGGACAGCAACCCCAATCCCACCCGGGAAGAGGCGGCCTATGCCATCCGCAACAACATCTGCCGCTGCACCGGCTATGTGAAGATCATCGACGCCATTTTGCTGGCGGCGGAGGCGCTGCGGGCCGGGGAGATCCCCCAGGCCTCTTCGGACTGGTCCTTCGGCGCCCGGGTCCCCCGGGTGGACGTGCGGGAGAAGGTCACGGGCACCGGCGTCTATCCCGACGACGTGTATCTGGACGGCATGATCTACGGCAGCGCCGTCCGCAGCGCCTATCCCCGGGCCCGGGTCCTGGCCATCCACACGGAGGAGGCCAAGGCGCTGCCCGGCGTGGTATGTGTGCTGACCGCTGCCGACATCCCCGGCGAGAACAAGGTGGGCCACCTGAAAAAGGACTGGGACACCATGATCGCCGTGGGCGATATCACCCACTACCTGGGCGACGCCATCTGCCTGGTGGCCGCCGAGAGCCAGGAGATCCTGGCCCAGGCCAAGGCGCTGATCAAGGTGGACTATGAGGAGCTGCCCATGGTCCGCAGTCCCCGGGAAGCCATGATGACCGACGCGCCCCTGGTCCACCGGGACGGGAACCTGATGGCCCACCGGCACATCCAGCGGGGCAACCCGGCGGAGGCCATCGCCAAGTCCAAGCACATCCTGACCCAGCGCTTCTCCACCCCCTGGACGGAGCACGCCTTCCTGGAGCCGGAGTGCGCCGTGGCGTATCCGGACGGGGAGGGGGTCATGGTCCTCTCCACGGACCAGGGCGCCTACGACACCCAGCATGAGATCATGGGTATGCTGGGCCTGCCCGCGGAGCTGGTGAAGGTCCGCAACTGCCTGGTGGGCGGCGGCTTCGGCGGCAAGGAGGACGTGACGGTCCAGCACCACGCCGCCCTGATCGCCTATCTGACCAAGCGGCCCGTCAAGGTCAAGCTGACCCGGGCGGAGAGCCTGCTGATCCACCCCAAGCGCCATCCCATGGAGATGGAGTTCTCCATCGGCTGCGATGAAAACGGCATTATTCAGGGCGTGGCGGCAGAGGTCATCGCCGATACCGGCGCGTACGCCTCCCTGGGCGGCCCCGTTCTGGAGCGGGCCTGCACCCACGCCGCCGGACCCTATAACTATCAGAATTTCGAGATCGACGGCTGGGCCTTCTACACCAACAATCCCCCCGCCGGCGCCTTCCGGGGCTTCGGTGTGACCCAGACCTGCTTCTGCATCGAGAGCCTCCTCAACCAGATGGCGGACCTGGTGGGCATCTCCCCCTGGGAGATCCGCTACCGCAACGCAATCCGTCCCGGCCAGGAGCTGCCCAACGGGCAGATCGTGGACGAGTCCACCGGTTTGGTGGAGACCCTGGAGGCCGTGAAGCCCTATGTGGACGCCAACAAATATGTAGGCCTGGCCTGCGCCATGAAGAACGCCGGCGTGGGCGTGGGCATTCCCGACACCGGCCGCGTCCGGCTGGTGGTGGAGGACGGCAAGGTGCACATCTTTGCCGGTGCCTCCTGCATCGGCCAGGGCCTGGGTACGGTCCTGACCCAGATCGTCTACGACCAGACCGGCATTGACGCGGAGCGGATCGTCTACGAGCGGTCCAACACCTACGCTGCGCCGGACTCCGGCACCACCTCCGGCTCCCGCCAGACCCTGTTCACCGGCGAGGCCTGCCGCCGGGCCTGCCAGGACCTGAAGGCGGCCCTGGCTGAGAGCGGCGGACTGGACGGGCTGAACGGCCGGGAGTTCTACGCCGAGTACCTGGGCAAGACGGATCCCCTGGGCGCCGACGTGCCCAACCCCGTCAGCCACATCGCCTACGGCTACGCCACCCAGGTCTGCATCCTGGACGACGACGGCCGCATCAAGCAGATCGTGGCGGCCCACGACGTGGGCAAGGCCGTGAACCCCCTGTCCGTGGAGGGCCAGATCGAGGGCGGCGTGGTCATGAGCATGGGCTTCGCCCTGACGGAGAAATACCCCCTGACGGACTGCAAGCCCACCGCCAAATTTGGTACGCTGGGCCTGTTCAAGGCCAATCAGATCCCCGAGCTGACCCCCATCGTGGTGGAGAAGGCCGGACTGAACGTGGCCATGGGCGCCATCGGTGTCGGCGAGATCACCTCCATCCCCACGGCTCCCGCCATTGCGGACGCCTACTACCGCTACGACGGCATCCGCCGCAACTCCCTGCCTCTGGAGGGGACGCCGTACAGCCGGAAGTGA
- a CDS encoding TrkA family potassium uptake protein, protein MKSFLVIGLGSFGRHLAIRLQELGNEVMVLDRDEERVARLAKTVTAACVGDCQDEQVLASLGIGNFNACFVCVRDDFQCSLEATAILKDLGARYVVARADREQQIKFLKKIGADHVIHTEMDMAHRVAIRFSANNVFDYFELTPKYAVFEIETPSQWEGRTVVEVDVRRRFNVNILGVKTGDEVVPLLDPAYRFEKDSHLLIAGDKEAGLRLMERT, encoded by the coding sequence ATGAAGTCCTTTTTGGTGATCGGCCTGGGCAGCTTCGGCCGCCATCTGGCGATTCGGCTGCAAGAGCTGGGCAATGAGGTGATGGTGCTGGACCGGGACGAGGAGCGGGTGGCCCGTCTGGCAAAAACTGTAACGGCCGCCTGCGTGGGAGACTGTCAGGACGAGCAGGTGCTGGCGTCTTTGGGCATTGGGAATTTCAACGCCTGCTTTGTCTGTGTCCGGGATGACTTTCAGTGTTCTCTGGAGGCTACCGCCATCCTCAAGGACCTGGGCGCCCGGTATGTGGTGGCCCGGGCGGACCGGGAGCAGCAGATCAAGTTTTTGAAGAAGATCGGCGCCGATCACGTGATTCACACGGAGATGGACATGGCCCACCGGGTGGCCATCCGCTTCTCCGCCAACAATGTGTTCGACTATTTCGAGCTGACGCCCAAATACGCCGTGTTCGAGATCGAGACCCCGAGCCAGTGGGAGGGCCGCACCGTGGTGGAGGTGGATGTGCGCCGCCGCTTCAACGTCAATATCCTGGGCGTCAAGACCGGAGACGAGGTGGTGCCCCTGCTGGACCCCGCCTACCGTTTCGAGAAGGACTCCCATCTGCTGATCGCCGGCGACAAGGAGGCCGGACTGCGCCTGATGGAGCGCACCTGA
- a CDS encoding (2Fe-2S)-binding protein gives MENHVMQYQTVHFTLNGKAVERTVDVRASLTDMLRNDYRMTSVKKGCEVGECGACTVIIDGEAFNSCIYLAVWAEGKHITTLEGLLGPNGELSDIQQAFVEEAAIQCGFCTPGFILTAWEILESGKEYTDAELRKLLSGHLCRCTGYENILRAVKKTMYKRLGKELPQS, from the coding sequence ATGGAAAATCATGTGATGCAGTATCAGACGGTCCACTTCACCCTCAACGGCAAGGCTGTGGAGCGGACGGTGGATGTCCGGGCCAGCCTGACGGATATGCTCCGGAACGACTACCGCATGACCTCTGTGAAGAAGGGCTGCGAGGTGGGGGAGTGCGGCGCCTGCACCGTCATCATCGACGGGGAGGCCTTCAACTCCTGCATCTATCTGGCAGTCTGGGCCGAGGGCAAGCACATCACCACCCTGGAGGGCCTTCTGGGGCCCAACGGCGAGCTCTCCGACATTCAGCAGGCCTTCGTGGAGGAGGCGGCCATCCAGTGCGGCTTCTGCACCCCGGGCTTCATCCTGACCGCCTGGGAGATCCTGGAGAGCGGGAAGGAGTACACCGACGCGGAGCTGCGCAAGCTGCTCTCCGGACACCTGTGCCGCTGCACGGGCTATGAGAACATCCTGCGGGCGGTGAAAAAGACCATGTACAAGCGCCTGGGCAAGGAACTGCCCCAGAGCTGA
- a CDS encoding cytidylate kinase-like family protein, with protein sequence MKTIITIGRQFGSGGKEVGIRVAKELGIPFYDKELLQEAAKKSGLCEKIFENFDERPKSLLYSIAMDSYMFSLPGAGAGDSLEQQVYLATFNTIRHIAEQGPCVIIGRSADYALADNPNLLSLFICAPLEDRIERVAKRQNLTPEKARQLIIKTDKRRASYYEYYSSQKWGAVDSYDFCINSSYLGLGRTVELIQAMVAHKEHPISSPTEVDPTQG encoded by the coding sequence ATGAAAACCATCATCACCATCGGCAGACAGTTCGGCAGCGGCGGCAAGGAAGTGGGTATCCGCGTGGCCAAGGAGCTGGGCATCCCCTTCTACGACAAGGAGCTGCTTCAGGAGGCGGCCAAGAAGAGCGGTCTGTGCGAGAAGATCTTTGAAAATTTTGACGAGCGGCCCAAGAGCCTGCTGTACTCCATCGCCATGGACTCCTATATGTTCTCCCTGCCGGGCGCCGGCGCCGGGGACTCTCTGGAGCAGCAGGTGTATTTGGCCACCTTCAACACCATCCGCCACATCGCTGAGCAGGGCCCCTGCGTCATCATTGGCCGCAGCGCGGACTATGCCCTGGCGGACAATCCCAATCTGCTGAGCCTGTTCATCTGCGCGCCTCTGGAGGACCGGATCGAACGGGTGGCTAAGCGTCAGAACCTGACGCCGGAGAAGGCCCGCCAGCTGATCATCAAGACCGACAAGCGCCGCGCCTCCTACTACGAGTATTACTCCTCTCAGAAGTGGGGCGCCGTGGACAGCTACGACTTCTGCATCAACAGCAGCTATCTGGGTCTCGGCCGTACCGTGGAGCTGATCCAGGCTATGGTGGCCCATAAGGAGCATCCCATCTCCAGCCCCACTGAGGTGGATCCCACCCAAGGCTGA
- the xdhA gene encoding xanthine dehydrogenase molybdenum-binding subunit XdhA: MSNSVGKSAVRVDAYEKATGRAKYMDDLCGREALVVKICHSTIAHGYVKSIDTAAAEAVPGVVKVLTCFDVPDIPFPTAGHPWSTDPAHQDVADRLLLNRHVRYYGDEVAAVVAEDEVAAAQAVRALKVEYEELPFVLDVQKAMADGAPQLHEKYPNNILAHTGIRKGDYETARQEPGLIKVEGWYDTPTVQHCHIENHGCFAYMEAGRVVVVTSTQIPHIVRRVVGQALGIPWGKVRIIKPYIGGGFGNKQDALYEPLCAWLSTQVGGRLVKLECSREETFVSNRVRHAIRTHIISYVRPDGTLVARKFEAFSNQGAYASHGHGVVAKGMGAFPQLYPCDNVECDCWSVFTNRPAAGAMRGYGIPQAMFAGESHIDDICKAIGMEPEDFRRKNLMPVGYTDAFSKNELYSDTFNQCLDKGMEAIDYHRKHELYKNQTGPVRRGIGMAVFWYNTAVWPISLESSSCRMVLNQDGSLQFQTGETEIGQGCDTAYSQMVADAVGVPLSDVHVVSSQDTDITPYGTGAYASRQTYIGGFSIVQTAKALRERILDIAHEQTRMPVSNLDLVDGQIVRKSDGRVLKSLGDLATESLYSTEHSQHITAETTAQIKSNAYSFGCSLAEVEVDIPMCKVKLLNIVNVHDCGRLINPALAEAQVHGGMSMGIGYGLSEELKFDEKTGKPLNNNLLDYKLSTFMDHPTLQAGFVENAEPTSPYGTKALGEPPACSPAPAIRNAILDATGVAFDACPITPHVLYRKFKEAGLIAE, translated from the coding sequence ATGAGCAACAGTGTCGGCAAAAGCGCCGTCCGGGTGGACGCCTATGAAAAGGCCACCGGGCGCGCCAAGTACATGGACGACCTCTGCGGCCGGGAGGCCCTGGTAGTGAAGATCTGTCACTCCACCATCGCCCACGGCTATGTGAAGTCCATCGACACCGCCGCGGCGGAGGCCGTTCCGGGCGTGGTCAAAGTCCTCACCTGCTTTGACGTGCCGGACATCCCCTTCCCCACGGCGGGCCATCCCTGGTCCACAGACCCAGCCCATCAGGATGTGGCCGACCGGCTGCTGCTGAACCGCCACGTCCGCTATTACGGCGACGAGGTGGCCGCGGTGGTGGCCGAGGACGAGGTGGCCGCCGCCCAGGCGGTCCGGGCGCTGAAGGTGGAGTACGAGGAGCTGCCCTTCGTGCTGGACGTGCAGAAGGCCATGGCTGACGGCGCGCCCCAGCTCCACGAGAAGTACCCCAACAACATCCTGGCCCACACCGGCATCCGCAAGGGCGACTATGAGACCGCCCGCCAGGAGCCGGGCCTCATCAAGGTGGAGGGCTGGTACGATACCCCCACCGTCCAGCACTGCCACATCGAAAACCACGGCTGCTTTGCCTATATGGAGGCCGGGCGCGTGGTGGTGGTGACCTCCACCCAGATCCCCCACATCGTCCGCCGGGTGGTGGGCCAGGCCCTGGGCATCCCCTGGGGCAAGGTCCGCATCATCAAGCCCTACATCGGCGGCGGCTTCGGCAACAAGCAGGACGCGCTGTACGAGCCCCTGTGCGCGTGGCTCTCCACCCAGGTGGGCGGCCGCCTTGTGAAGCTGGAGTGCAGCCGGGAGGAGACCTTCGTCTCCAACCGCGTCCGCCACGCCATCCGCACCCATATCATCTCTTACGTCCGCCCCGACGGTACCCTGGTGGCCCGGAAGTTCGAGGCCTTCTCCAACCAGGGGGCCTATGCCTCCCACGGCCACGGCGTGGTGGCCAAGGGCATGGGCGCCTTCCCCCAGCTCTACCCCTGCGACAATGTGGAGTGCGACTGCTGGAGCGTGTTCACCAACCGCCCCGCCGCCGGCGCCATGCGGGGTTATGGCATCCCCCAGGCCATGTTTGCCGGGGAGAGCCACATCGACGATATCTGCAAGGCCATCGGCATGGAGCCGGAGGACTTCCGCCGGAAGAATCTGATGCCCGTGGGCTACACTGACGCCTTCTCCAAGAACGAGCTGTACAGCGACACCTTCAACCAGTGCCTGGACAAGGGCATGGAGGCCATCGACTACCACCGTAAGCATGAACTGTATAAAAACCAGACCGGCCCCGTCCGCCGGGGCATCGGCATGGCGGTGTTCTGGTATAACACCGCTGTCTGGCCCATCTCTCTGGAGTCCTCCTCCTGCCGCATGGTGCTCAACCAGGACGGCTCCCTCCAGTTCCAGACCGGCGAGACGGAGATCGGCCAGGGCTGCGACACCGCCTATTCCCAGATGGTGGCAGACGCGGTGGGCGTGCCCCTGAGCGACGTCCACGTGGTCTCCTCCCAGGATACCGACATCACGCCCTACGGCACCGGCGCCTATGCCTCCCGGCAGACCTACATCGGCGGCTTCTCCATCGTCCAGACTGCCAAGGCCCTGCGGGAGCGGATTCTGGACATCGCCCACGAGCAGACCCGGATGCCGGTGAGCAACCTGGACCTGGTGGACGGCCAGATCGTCCGCAAGAGCGACGGCCGGGTGCTCAAGTCCCTGGGAGACCTGGCCACCGAGAGCCTGTACTCTACGGAGCACAGCCAGCACATCACCGCCGAGACCACGGCCCAGATCAAGTCCAACGCCTACTCCTTCGGCTGCTCTCTTGCCGAGGTGGAGGTGGATATCCCCATGTGCAAGGTGAAGCTTTTGAACATCGTCAACGTCCACGACTGCGGCCGTCTCATCAACCCCGCCCTGGCGGAGGCCCAGGTCCACGGCGGCATGTCCATGGGCATCGGGTACGGCCTCAGCGAGGAGCTGAAGTTCGACGAAAAGACCGGCAAGCCGCTGAACAACAACCTGCTGGACTACAAGCTCTCCACCTTCATGGACCACCCCACGCTCCAGGCGGGCTTCGTGGAGAATGCGGAGCCCACGTCCCCCTACGGCACCAAGGCCCTGGGCGAGCCGCCGGCCTGCTCGCCGGCGCCGGCCATCCGCAACGCCATCCTGGACGCCACGGGCGTTGCCTTCGACGCCTGCCCCATCACGCCTCATGTGCTGTACCGGAAGTTCAAGGAAGCCGGACTCATTGCAGAATAA
- a CDS encoding nucleotidyltransferase family protein: MEQRLKLGCVVMAAGSATRFGANKLAAQLRGRQLILRSLEAVPPEAFYKTVVVTQYPEIMRLAADFHFAAILNDQPQEGLSHTIHLGLTALRDCDGVLFQVSDQPLLRRESILALTEQWRLRPEGIAALGHGGVRGNPCIFPAALFPELMALTGDRGGSAVIRRHEELLTLLEVAAPELSDVDTAAALEALERRSVD, translated from the coding sequence ATGGAGCAGAGGCTGAAACTGGGCTGCGTGGTCATGGCCGCCGGCAGCGCCACGCGCTTCGGAGCCAACAAGCTGGCCGCCCAGCTGCGGGGCCGCCAGCTGATCCTGCGGAGCCTGGAGGCCGTGCCGCCGGAGGCCTTCTACAAGACCGTGGTGGTAACCCAGTACCCGGAGATCATGCGCCTGGCGGCAGATTTCCACTTTGCGGCCATCCTCAACGATCAGCCCCAGGAGGGCCTCAGCCACACCATCCACTTAGGGCTCACGGCCCTGCGAGACTGCGACGGCGTGCTGTTCCAGGTGTCGGACCAGCCCCTTCTGCGGCGGGAGAGCATCCTGGCGCTGACGGAACAGTGGCGCCTGCGGCCGGAGGGCATCGCGGCCCTGGGCCACGGCGGCGTGCGGGGCAACCCCTGCATCTTCCCCGCCGCCCTCTTTCCGGAGCTGATGGCGCTCACCGGAGACCGGGGCGGCAGCGCCGTGATCCGCCGCCACGAGGAATTGCTGACGCTGCTGGAGGTCGCCGCGCCGGAGCTGAGCGACGTGGACACCGCGGCGGCGCTGGAGGCGCTGGAGCGCAGATCGGTCGATTAA
- the xdhB gene encoding xanthine dehydrogenase FAD-binding subunit XdhB has product MYDMKALYQAQSVADAVALRLAHPEAQIIAGGSDVLVQMREGKRAGKELISIYGLDELRGVTMEADGTIRIGSLTSFSHITRDPLIQQYLLVLGEAVDQVGGPQIRNIGTIGGNTCNGVTSADSASTLHAYDAIVELTGPDGVRRQPIHDFYIKAGKVDIREGEIQTAILIPRESYENTHGYYIKYAMRNAMDIATLGTSVNVRLSADKKTVERARVAFGVAGPVPLRAATAEALAAGQMVSEDLAERFGQAVKEDINPRDSWRAARDFRMHIAVESAKRAFIEAVKRAGGAL; this is encoded by the coding sequence ATGTATGACATGAAAGCACTATATCAGGCCCAGTCTGTGGCCGACGCCGTGGCCCTCCGCCTGGCCCATCCCGAGGCCCAGATCATCGCCGGCGGGTCCGACGTGCTGGTCCAGATGCGGGAGGGCAAGCGGGCCGGCAAGGAGCTGATCTCCATCTACGGCCTTGACGAGCTCCGGGGCGTGACCATGGAGGCCGACGGCACCATCCGCATCGGCTCGCTCACCAGCTTCTCCCACATCACCCGGGACCCCCTCATCCAGCAGTACCTGCTGGTGCTGGGGGAGGCCGTGGACCAGGTGGGCGGCCCCCAGATCCGCAACATCGGTACCATCGGCGGCAACACCTGCAACGGCGTCACCTCCGCCGACTCCGCCTCCACCCTCCACGCCTATGACGCCATCGTGGAGCTGACCGGGCCTGACGGCGTCCGCCGCCAGCCCATCCACGACTTCTACATCAAGGCCGGCAAGGTGGATATCCGGGAGGGGGAGATCCAGACCGCCATCCTGATCCCCAGGGAGAGCTACGAGAATACCCACGGCTATTACATCAAGTATGCCATGCGCAACGCCATGGACATCGCCACGTTGGGGACCTCCGTCAACGTGCGCCTCTCCGCCGACAAAAAGACGGTGGAGCGGGCCAGAGTGGCCTTCGGCGTGGCGGGCCCCGTGCCCCTGCGGGCGGCCACGGCAGAGGCCCTGGCCGCCGGCCAGATGGTCTCGGAGGACCTGGCGGAGCGGTTCGGCCAGGCCGTGAAGGAGGACATCAATCCCCGGGATTCCTGGCGCGCCGCCAGAGACTTCCGGATGCACATCGCCGTGGAGAGCGCCAAGCGGGCCTTTATTGAAGCGGTGAAACGGGCGGGAGGTGCGCTGTAA
- a CDS encoding LysR family transcriptional regulator: MDKDLHLKLTIRMYTDDNQRCFGPGIATLLERVRVHKSLRAAAASMEMAYSKAWRIIRTAEGVFGCKLLSSTIGGSHGGGAVLTPQAERLLAAYADYQAQVEAFAQEKFRESFAFYKELDKDL, from the coding sequence ATGGACAAGGACCTGCATCTGAAGCTGACCATCCGCATGTACACCGACGACAACCAGCGCTGCTTCGGCCCCGGCATCGCCACGCTGCTGGAGCGGGTGCGGGTACACAAGTCCCTGCGGGCGGCGGCGGCCTCCATGGAGATGGCCTACTCCAAGGCCTGGCGCATCATCCGCACGGCGGAGGGCGTGTTCGGCTGCAAGCTGCTCTCCTCTACCATCGGCGGCAGTCACGGCGGCGGCGCCGTGCTGACTCCCCAGGCAGAGCGGCTCCTGGCGGCCTATGCGGACTACCAGGCCCAGGTGGAGGCCTTTGCCCAGGAGAAGTTCCGGGAGTCTTTCGCCTTTTACAAGGAACTGGACAAGGATCTGTGA
- a CDS encoding Trk family potassium uptake protein, which yields MIRRRVHLNAVQTLTIGFACLILAGAVLLMLPISSRSGESIPFINALFTSASASCVTGLVLYDTWTQFTLFGQAVILLLIQIGGLGFMTISILVAILLHRRIGLHQRSVLMDTVGALQVGGVVRLTRRALAVTGACEGSGAVLLALWFCPRYGVGRGLWMSVFHAVSAFCNAGFDLLGTGASLTTEAGEPLLNLVIMALIISGGIGFLVWDDVLVHRLDFRRYRLHSKLVLTGTAVLLVVGTALFYVVEGDHAFAGVPAGQRLLMAAFQSVTCRTAGFNTADLMALSQAGVLISMALMFIGAGSGSTGGGIKVNTFAVLLLGIRARMLRKDDVNVFRRRLDEDTIQQAFSSVSIFGLTCLLGCLVLCVEGVRVDDALFEAVSAIGTVGLTHGVTPTLKTASKVAITLLMFAGRVGSLSVAMAMTRDRPQAKVRNVPEKILIG from the coding sequence ATGATTCGCCGCCGCGTTCATCTCAATGCTGTTCAGACATTGACCATCGGCTTCGCCTGTTTGATCCTGGCGGGAGCGGTGCTGCTGATGCTGCCCATCTCCTCAAGGTCCGGGGAGTCCATCCCGTTTATCAACGCGCTGTTTACGTCCGCCTCCGCCTCCTGCGTGACGGGCCTGGTGCTCTACGACACCTGGACCCAGTTCACCCTGTTCGGCCAGGCGGTGATTCTGCTGCTGATTCAGATTGGCGGCCTGGGCTTTATGACGATCTCCATTCTGGTGGCGATCCTGCTTCACCGGCGCATCGGATTGCATCAGCGCTCCGTGCTGATGGACACCGTGGGTGCTCTTCAGGTGGGCGGCGTGGTGCGGCTGACCCGCCGGGCTCTGGCGGTGACCGGCGCCTGCGAGGGCAGCGGCGCGGTGCTGCTGGCCCTTTGGTTCTGTCCCCGGTACGGCGTGGGGCGGGGACTTTGGATGTCGGTATTCCATGCGGTGTCGGCCTTCTGCAACGCGGGCTTTGACCTGCTGGGTACCGGCGCCTCTCTGACCACGGAGGCCGGTGAGCCCCTTTTGAATCTGGTGATCATGGCACTGATCATATCTGGGGGCATTGGGTTTCTGGTGTGGGATGACGTGCTGGTCCACCGCTTGGATTTCCGCCGCTACCGGCTCCACAGCAAGCTGGTGCTGACCGGCACCGCTGTGCTGCTGGTGGTGGGCACGGCGCTGTTTTATGTCGTGGAGGGAGACCACGCTTTTGCCGGCGTCCCTGCGGGGCAGCGGCTGCTGATGGCGGCCTTCCAGTCAGTGACCTGCCGCACTGCCGGCTTCAACACCGCGGATCTGATGGCCCTGAGCCAGGCGGGCGTGCTGATCAGCATGGCGCTGATGTTCATCGGCGCCGGATCCGGCTCCACCGGCGGCGGCATCAAGGTCAACACCTTTGCGGTGCTGCTGCTGGGCATCCGGGCCAGGATGCTGCGCAAGGACGATGTCAACGTGTTCCGCCGGCGCCTGGATGAGGATACCATCCAGCAGGCGTTCTCTTCAGTCAGCATCTTCGGCCTGACGTGCCTGCTGGGCTGCCTGGTGCTGTGTGTGGAGGGGGTGCGTGTGGACGACGCCCTGTTCGAGGCCGTCTCGGCCATCGGCACTGTGGGCCTGACCCACGGTGTGACGCCCACCTTAAAGACCGCCTCCAAGGTGGCGATCACGCTTTTGATGTTTGCCGGCCGCGTGGGCAGCCTGTCTGTGGCCATGGCCATGACCCGGGACCGGCCCCAGGCCAAGGTGCGCAACGTACCGGAGAAGATCCTGATCGGATAA
- a CDS encoding thiamine diphosphokinase codes for MRRCFIFAAGTFYGLRRRPAPGDLVIAADAGYRACRAAGITPDLLLGDFDSMEQPADFANVVRSPVEKDDTDTMLAVKTALEEGCREVFLYGGTGGVRLDHTLANLQSLLYLRRRGARGWMYDRDFLWTVIENETLTVERTVEWGLLSAFCLGADASGVDEEGVQYPLRDAVLTAAFPLGVSNHILEPKARITVRQGALAVGWQLPPAETLSPR; via the coding sequence ATGAGACGCTGCTTTATTTTCGCCGCGGGCACCTTTTACGGCCTGCGCCGGCGCCCTGCACCCGGCGATCTGGTCATCGCCGCCGATGCCGGCTACCGGGCCTGCCGGGCGGCGGGGATCACGCCGGATCTGCTGCTGGGGGACTTTGACTCCATGGAGCAGCCGGCGGACTTTGCCAATGTGGTCCGCTCCCCGGTGGAGAAGGATGACACGGACACCATGCTGGCGGTCAAGACTGCCCTGGAGGAGGGCTGCCGGGAGGTGTTCCTCTACGGCGGCACCGGCGGCGTCCGGCTTGACCACACCCTGGCCAACCTCCAGTCGCTGCTGTATCTGCGGCGCCGGGGTGCCCGGGGGTGGATGTACGACCGGGATTTTCTCTGGACCGTGATCGAAAACGAGACCCTGACTGTGGAGCGGACGGTGGAGTGGGGCCTGCTGTCGGCCTTCTGCCTGGGGGCGGACGCCTCCGGCGTGGACGAGGAGGGGGTCCAGTATCCCCTGCGGGACGCCGTGCTGACGGCGGCGTTTCCCCTGGGCGTCAGCAACCACATCCTGGAGCCCAAGGCCCGGATTACCGTCCGGCAGGGGGCTCTGGCAGTGGGATGGCAGCTGCCGCCGGCCGAGACGTTATCCCCTAGATAG